Proteins co-encoded in one Siniperca chuatsi isolate FFG_IHB_CAS linkage group LG11, ASM2008510v1, whole genome shotgun sequence genomic window:
- the tk2 gene encoding thymidine kinase 2, mitochondrial isoform X3 — MSVAGGCVTLLFRCVSLVRAQCAVTAPSFRVCSGNRGIKLAAGDGSLTQSRARSGTQLAVTGKLVRNGEDKKVICIEGNIASGKTTCLKYFSETSNLEALMYQDPERWGITLQTYVQLTMLDRHLSAISAPVRMMERSIFSAKYIFVENLFRSGKMPEVDYAVLSEWFDWITANISIPVDLIVYLQTSPQTCHDRLKERCREEEKVIPLEYLESIHQLYEDWLIKRTSSPLPAPVLVIPADHDLQKMLHQYEENRDKILAASYL; from the exons ATGTCGGTAGCAGGTGGCTGTGTGACGTTGTTGTTCAGGTGTGTGTCACTCGTACGTGCTCAGTGTGCGGTGACTGCGCCATCATTTCGGGTTTGTAGCGGCAACAGAGGGATAAAGTTAGCCGCCGGGGACGGCAGCCTGACCCAGAGCCGGGCACGCAGCGGCACGCAGCTCGCTGTCACAG GGAAGCTGGTGCGGAATGGAGAGGATAAGAAAGTG ATCTGTATTGAGGGGAACATTGCCAGTGGAAAGACAACATGTCTGAAGTATTTCAGCGAAACTAGCAATCTAGAG GCTCTGATGTACCAGGATCCTGAGCGCTGGGGCATCACACTGCAGACCTATGTCCAGCTCACCATGCTGGATAGACACCTGTCAGCCATA TCAGCTCCTGTCAGGATGATGGAGAGGTCCATCTTCAGTGCCAAGTACATCTTTGTGGAGAATCTCTTCAGAAG tggGAAAATGCCGGAGGTGGACTACGCTGTTCTCAGCGAGTGGTTTGATTGGATCACAGCTAACATTTCCATTCCAGTCGATCTGATTG TCTATCTGCAGACGTCTCCTCAGACCTGCCACGACAGGTTAAAAGAAagatgcagagaggaggagaaggtcATTCCATTG gAGTATCTGGAGTCCATCCACCAGCTGTATGAGGACTGGCTCATCAAGCGTacctcctcccctcttcctgcTCCTGTTCTG GTGATTCCTGCTGACCATGACCTCCAGAAGATGCTGCACCAGTACGAAGAAAACCGTGACAAGATCCTAGCAGCTAGCTACCTCTga
- the tk2 gene encoding thymidine kinase 2, mitochondrial isoform X6 yields MLSSFQGKLVRNGEDKKVICIEGNIASGKTTCLKYFSETSNLEALMYQDPERWGITLQTYVQLTMLDRHLSAISAPVRMMERSIFSAKYIFVENLFRSGKMPEVDYAVLSEWFDWITANISIPVDLIVYLQTSPQTCHDRLKERCREEEKVIPLEYLESIHQLYEDWLIKRTSSPLPAPVLVIPADHDLQKMLHQYEENRDKILAASYL; encoded by the exons ATGTTGTCTTCCTTCCAAGGGAAGCTGGTGCGGAATGGAGAGGATAAGAAAGTG ATCTGTATTGAGGGGAACATTGCCAGTGGAAAGACAACATGTCTGAAGTATTTCAGCGAAACTAGCAATCTAGAG GCTCTGATGTACCAGGATCCTGAGCGCTGGGGCATCACACTGCAGACCTATGTCCAGCTCACCATGCTGGATAGACACCTGTCAGCCATA TCAGCTCCTGTCAGGATGATGGAGAGGTCCATCTTCAGTGCCAAGTACATCTTTGTGGAGAATCTCTTCAGAAG tggGAAAATGCCGGAGGTGGACTACGCTGTTCTCAGCGAGTGGTTTGATTGGATCACAGCTAACATTTCCATTCCAGTCGATCTGATTG TCTATCTGCAGACGTCTCCTCAGACCTGCCACGACAGGTTAAAAGAAagatgcagagaggaggagaaggtcATTCCATTG gAGTATCTGGAGTCCATCCACCAGCTGTATGAGGACTGGCTCATCAAGCGTacctcctcccctcttcctgcTCCTGTTCTG GTGATTCCTGCTGACCATGACCTCCAGAAGATGCTGCACCAGTACGAAGAAAACCGTGACAAGATCCTAGCAGCTAGCTACCTCTga
- the tk2 gene encoding thymidine kinase 2, mitochondrial isoform X5 yields the protein MLSSFQGKLVRNGEDKKVICIEGNIASGKTTCLKYFSETSNLEVLTEPVSKWRNVRGHNPLALMYQDPERWGITLQTYVQLTMLDRHLSAISAPVRMMERSIFSAKYIFVENLFRSGKMPEVDYAVLSEWFDWITANISIPVDLIVYLQTSPQTCHDRLKERCREEEKVIPLEYLESIHQLYEDWLIKRTSSPLPAPVLVIPADHDLQKMLHQYEENRDKILAASYL from the exons ATGTTGTCTTCCTTCCAAGGGAAGCTGGTGCGGAATGGAGAGGATAAGAAAGTG ATCTGTATTGAGGGGAACATTGCCAGTGGAAAGACAACATGTCTGAAGTATTTCAGCGAAACTAGCAATCTAGAG GTCCTTACAGAACCAGTCTCTAAATGGAGGAATGTCCGTGGACACAACCCTCTG GCTCTGATGTACCAGGATCCTGAGCGCTGGGGCATCACACTGCAGACCTATGTCCAGCTCACCATGCTGGATAGACACCTGTCAGCCATA TCAGCTCCTGTCAGGATGATGGAGAGGTCCATCTTCAGTGCCAAGTACATCTTTGTGGAGAATCTCTTCAGAAG tggGAAAATGCCGGAGGTGGACTACGCTGTTCTCAGCGAGTGGTTTGATTGGATCACAGCTAACATTTCCATTCCAGTCGATCTGATTG TCTATCTGCAGACGTCTCCTCAGACCTGCCACGACAGGTTAAAAGAAagatgcagagaggaggagaaggtcATTCCATTG gAGTATCTGGAGTCCATCCACCAGCTGTATGAGGACTGGCTCATCAAGCGTacctcctcccctcttcctgcTCCTGTTCTG GTGATTCCTGCTGACCATGACCTCCAGAAGATGCTGCACCAGTACGAAGAAAACCGTGACAAGATCCTAGCAGCTAGCTACCTCTga
- the tk2 gene encoding thymidine kinase 2, mitochondrial isoform X1 yields the protein MSVAGGCVTLLFRCVSLVRAQCAVTAPSFRVCSGNRGIKLAAGDGSLTQSRARSGTQLAVTGKLVRNGEDKKVICIEGNIASGKTTCLKYFSETSNLEVLTEPVSKWRNVRGHNPLALMYQDPERWGITLQTYVQLTMLDRHLSAISAPVRMMERSIFSAKYIFVENLFRSGKMPEVDYAVLSEWFDWITANISIPVDLIVYLQTSPQTCHDRLKERCREEEKVIPLEYLESIHQLYEDWLIKRTSSPLPAPVLVIPADHDLQKMLHQYEENRDKILAASYL from the exons ATGTCGGTAGCAGGTGGCTGTGTGACGTTGTTGTTCAGGTGTGTGTCACTCGTACGTGCTCAGTGTGCGGTGACTGCGCCATCATTTCGGGTTTGTAGCGGCAACAGAGGGATAAAGTTAGCCGCCGGGGACGGCAGCCTGACCCAGAGCCGGGCACGCAGCGGCACGCAGCTCGCTGTCACAG GGAAGCTGGTGCGGAATGGAGAGGATAAGAAAGTG ATCTGTATTGAGGGGAACATTGCCAGTGGAAAGACAACATGTCTGAAGTATTTCAGCGAAACTAGCAATCTAGAG GTCCTTACAGAACCAGTCTCTAAATGGAGGAATGTCCGTGGACACAACCCTCTG GCTCTGATGTACCAGGATCCTGAGCGCTGGGGCATCACACTGCAGACCTATGTCCAGCTCACCATGCTGGATAGACACCTGTCAGCCATA TCAGCTCCTGTCAGGATGATGGAGAGGTCCATCTTCAGTGCCAAGTACATCTTTGTGGAGAATCTCTTCAGAAG tggGAAAATGCCGGAGGTGGACTACGCTGTTCTCAGCGAGTGGTTTGATTGGATCACAGCTAACATTTCCATTCCAGTCGATCTGATTG TCTATCTGCAGACGTCTCCTCAGACCTGCCACGACAGGTTAAAAGAAagatgcagagaggaggagaaggtcATTCCATTG gAGTATCTGGAGTCCATCCACCAGCTGTATGAGGACTGGCTCATCAAGCGTacctcctcccctcttcctgcTCCTGTTCTG GTGATTCCTGCTGACCATGACCTCCAGAAGATGCTGCACCAGTACGAAGAAAACCGTGACAAGATCCTAGCAGCTAGCTACCTCTga